The Ancylothrix sp. D3o genome segment TAGTAAAATTGAGAAACCCGGTTTTTATTACAAACCGGGTTTTTTAGGTTTAGGCTATAATGTTTGATAAAACTGCGGAAGTTTAGGCAGATGTTTATTCCAAAAAATAATTTCTACATTTCCCCGGCAGATTATTTAGAAGCTGAACAAATCAGCCCTATTAAACATGAATACCGGCGGGGTCATGTTTATGCAATGACGGGGGCAAAAAATCCTCATGTTGTGATTGCAGGAAACCTAGTAAGGCGGTTAGGTAATCATCTTGATGAAAGTAACTGCATCGTCTTAACATCTGATACAAAAGTCCGACTTGAGGAAGCAAATTGTTATTATTATCCTGATGTGGCTGTAACCTGTGATCAACGGGATACAACTTCAACGGATGATTTTATTCGCTATCCCGTTTTGATAGTAGAAGTGCTTTCTCGTTCGACGGAGAATTTTGATAGAACTGAGAAATTTGCTGATTATCAAACTTGCTCTACGCTGCGGGAATATGTATTAGTAAGTCAAAACCAGATGAAGGTCGA includes the following:
- a CDS encoding Uma2 family endonuclease, coding for MFIPKNNFYISPADYLEAEQISPIKHEYRRGHVYAMTGAKNPHVVIAGNLVRRLGNHLDESNCIVLTSDTKVRLEEANCYYYPDVAVTCDQRDTTSTDDFIRYPVLIVEVLSRSTENFDRTEKFADYQTCSTLREYVLVSQNQMKVECFRLDESGNWNSQIYEKGSEVYLESVDFQVSITDIYQKVAGLI